A single window of Xiphophorus hellerii strain 12219 chromosome 12, Xiphophorus_hellerii-4.1, whole genome shotgun sequence DNA harbors:
- the susd2 gene encoding sushi domain-containing protein 2 → MNVYSVFPNQSMGSHMRELLSFWIILTFFSSKTSGLACSSTLTNCCSDVNQSCFQVLPYSSSMLGGRALRILGLTLPPDGQLLCRFKGEIEQQGIIDEESHPYCIAPLLYETGWISFDVSTDGTNFNRSGEFLSVHPSKADSTFEVTLVNSTLWQNYGTPNMAGQLKMTWNSSLIKSERVNVELWGYREVSRSPAGSSSLQAEISYLYSLGRNISNTGDFSFIPQPRERFSTWELGNIRITASSKSEGERNVQSLWSGGHVLAWHLEQSFRDDSSAWAQRKCLQWDDLERKLPDFLDELIDCPCSLAQARADTGRFHTDYSCNIETGSVCTYHPGSVHCVRAVQASSSHGSGQQCCYDNTGALVLTGDSVGGSTPDRAHVWGSPPYGEPPRVPGFSHWLYDVTSFCYCCLWSDLCHIYLNHRPSTGCRRYQPPKAGVVFGNLHFITFDGLSYTFSGRGEYYLLLSTDKNLSVQARTEQLKLKNGTLVEATQLSSVAMQENSSDVIEVRTAGDHLQVLRNQKILSFTEQRWMDLQGVFVFVPSPQNVTVIFSSGAAVELRLHEATMTATVLLLGEFSNLTLGLLGRMNSDPSDDLMTRSGEVVSSNATLEEIFTFGAGWNISNMSSLFTYDSHYLLDSYFFPLSHDPAFVPAFSLPLKPDDPLAADMLSMCLGEGAQFCIHDTLISRSLAVGNATLRAHQHHQALMEALKPVVSCGWLPTPRNGKKNGTHYLQGKTLGFTCNEGYILYRSTERTCLKDGTWTGEQPYCITDDKVGFFLGAFGSFSALVTMVITIKLHHRKQTRERKQEPLEMVTQTQT, encoded by the exons ATGAATGTTTACTCAGTGTTCCCAAACCAAAGCATGGGTTCCCACATGAGAGAGCTCCTTTCTTTCTGGATAATTCTGACTTTCTTCTCATCTAAAACATCAG GTCTAGCATGCAGCAGTACTTTGACAAACTGCTGTTCAGATGTCAACCAGTCCTGCTTCCAGGTCTTGCCTTACTCCAGCTCCATGCTGGGAGGAAGAGCGCTTAGGATCCTCGGTTTGACTCTTCCTCCTGATGGTCAACTTCTCTGCAG GTTCAAAGGTGAAATTGAACAACAGGGGATTATTGATGAAGAAAGTCATCCGTACTGCATAGCTCCTCTGTTGTATGAAACGGGCTGGATATCGTTTGATGTCTCGACAGATGGTACAAATTTCAACAGATCTGGAGAGTTTCTgtcag TCCATCCCAGTAAAGCAGATTCCACATTTGAAGTCACCCTTGTGAATTCAACTCTGTGGCAGAACTATGGCACTCCGAACATGGCCGGACAGCTGAAGATGACCTGGAACAGCTCTTTAATCAAATCCGAGAGAGTCAATGTAGAGCTGTGGGGTTACAGAGAGGTCAGCAGGAGCCCTGCAGGGTCGTCCTCTCTGCAGGCAGAGATTAGTTACCTGTACTCTCTCGGCAGGAATATTTCCAACACAGGTGACTTCAGCTTCATTCCTCAACCCAGAGAAAGGTTTTCCACGTGGGAATTGGGGAATATTCGAATAACTGCCAGTTCTAAATCAGAGGGAGAAAG GAATGTACAGTCCCTGTGGAGCGGAGGCCATGTTCTGGCCTGGCACCTGGAGCAGTCCTTCAGAGACGATTCGTCAGCCTGGGCACAGAGGAAGTGTCTGCAATGGGACGACCTGGAGAGGAAGCTGCCTGACTTCCTGGACGAGCTCATCGACTGTCCCTGTTCACTGGCTCAGGCCCGCGCAGACACAGGAAGGTTTCAT actGATTACAGCTGTAACATTGAGACGGGCAGTGTGTGTACGTACCACCCTGGTAGTGTCCACTGTGTCAGAGCCGTTCAGGCcag TTCAAGTCATGGATCAGGGCAACAGTGTTGCTATGACAACACAGGTGCTCTGGTCCTGACAGGGGACTCGGTTGGTGGCAGCACCCCGGACCGTGCTCACGTCTGGGGCTCACCGCCATACGGGGAGCCCCCTCGGGTTCCTGGGTTCTCCCACTGGCTTTACGACGTGACGAGCTTCTGCTACTGCTGCCTGTGGAGCGACCTCTGCCACATCTACCTAAACCATCGGCCTTCCACTGGATGTCGCAGATACCAGCCACCCAAAGCAG GTGTTGTTTTCGGGAATCTGCATTTTATAACGTTTGACGGCCTCAGCTACACCTTCAGTGGCAGAGGAGAATATTACCTGTTGCTGTCAACAGACAAAAACCTGAGTGTTCAGGCCAgaacagaacagctgaaacttAAGAATG GGACTTTAGTCGAAGCTACCCAGCtgtcatcagtggccatgcAGGAGAACTCCTCTGATGTCATTGAGGTACGAACTGCTGGCGACCATCTTCAGGTGctgaggaaccagaagattctgTCTTTTACTGAGCAAAGATGGATGGATCTGCAAG gtgtttttgtatttgttccCAGTCCTCAGAATGTGACAGTAATCTTTTCCTCTGGTGCTGCTGTGGAGCTCCGTCTGCATGAAGCCACCATGACGGCTACCGTCCTGCTTCTAGGGGAGTTTTCCAACCTCACCCTGGGTCTCCTGGGTCGGATGAACTCTGATCCGTCCGATGACTTAATGACCCGGTCAGGAGAGGTCGTATCATCTAACGCCACACTGGAGGAAATCTTTACCTTTGGAGCTGGAT ggAACATATCAAACATGTCTTCCCTTTTCACCTATGACTCCCACTACCTTTtggattcatatttttttccattaagccACGACCCTGCTTTTGTTCCGGCCTTTTCTCTGCCTCTGAAACCTGATGACCCCTTGGCAGCAGACATGTTGTCGATGTGTTTGGGAGAAGGGGCGCAGTTCTGTATACATGATACCCTTATCTCTCGGAGCCTGGCGGTGGGAAACGCCACACTCAGGGCCCATCAACATCATCAGGCCTTAATGGAAGCCCTGAAGCCAG TGGTATCATGTGGCTGGCTTCCCACACCCAGGAATGGGAAGAAGAATGGAACACATTACCTGCAGGGGAAAACCCTGGGCTTCACCTGCAATGAAGGCTACATACTGTACAGGTCAACAGAGCGCACCTGTCTGAAGGACGGGACATGGACAGGGGAGCAGCCCTACTGTATTACAG atgATAAAGTGGGGTTCTTTCTTGGGGCATTTGGATCCTTCTCAGCATTGGTCACCATGgtaataacaataaaactacACCACAGAAAGcaaaccag
- the LOC116730439 gene encoding retinol dehydrogenase 14, translated as MYLLYTVIASLSVFLLLKWMKRRRYFTELKRLDGKTVLITGGNSGIGKETAVALATRGARVIIACRDPEKAEEAVREIKLQSRSFNVFHMELDLASLRSVRDFCKKFLQKEKSLHILVNNAGMPGILDWTDDGFSMCFGVNHLGHFLLTNLLLPRLKECAPSRVITLTCSSYKYQKLDFQDLNYNLLPFFTYCRSKLANIYFSQELARITEGKGVTSCAVHPGFVQSGWTCHFSFLFRMFMQVIMWMFSVPCEIGAQTVIYCAVSDEAAKHSGGYFVDCQPATLRPFARDAGVAKKLWEASERLVKLA; from the exons ATGTATCTTCTCTATACAGTTATTGCCTCTTTAagtgtatttttacttttaaaatggaTGAAAAGGAGGAGATATTTCACGGAGCTGAAAAGACTTGATGGTAAAACGGTTCTCATTACAG GAGGTAACTCTGGTATTGGCAAGGAGACAGCAGTTGCCCTGGCAACGAGAGGCGCCCGTGTCATCATTGCTTGCAGAGACCCTGAAAAGGCTGAGGAGGCCGTGAGAGAGATCAAACTTCAGAGTCGATCTTTTAATGTCTTCCACATGGAGCTGGATCTGGCCAGCCTGCGCTCCGTAAGAGACTTTTGTAAGAAGTTTCTGCAGAAGGAGAAGAGTCTGCACATCCTGGTAAATAACGCAG GCATGCCCGGCATCCTTGACTGGACAGACGACGGCTTCAGCATGTGCTTTGGAGTCAACCACCTGGGCCACTTCCTCTTAACCAACTTGCTTCTACCGCGGCTGAAGGAGTGCGCCCCCAGCCGGGTCATAACTCTCACTTGCTCCAGCTACAAATACCAGAAGCTGGACTTCCAGGACCTCAACTACAACCTGCTGCCCTTCTTCACCTACTGCCGCAGCAAGCTGGCCAACATTTACTTCAGTCAGGAACTGGCCCGCATCACCGAGGGAAAAGGAGTCACTTCCTGTGCCGTGCACCCTG GTTTTGTCCAGAGTGGCTGGACGTGCCACTTCTCCTTCCTGTTCCGGATGTTCATGCAGGTGATCATGTGGATGTTTTCTGTGCCGTGTGAGATCGGAGCTCAGACCGTCATCTACTGCGCCGTGTCGGACGAAGCTGCCAAGCACAGCGGGGGTTACTTCGTGGACTGCCAGCCTGCCACTCTGCGTCCATTTGCAAGAGACGCAGGTGTGGCAAAAAAACTGTGGGAGGCCAGTGAGAGGCTGGTGAAACTGGCATAA